The proteins below are encoded in one region of Clostridium estertheticum:
- a CDS encoding phosphate ABC transporter substrate-binding protein, which yields MKKKYLKLMVAALTVAMTAGFFTGCSSKTETDKTAPKSTAISGSITAAGSTALQPLAELGAKNFKLKNPDATINVQGGGSGTGLKQVGEGSVEIGNSDIYAKDKEGIDAAALKDTKVCVIGFAAVTNPKVKVESLTKKQLIDIFTGKIKNWKEVGGADIKVTIINRPKSSGTRATFKEFGLDKKEEATGLTQDSSGSVKQAVKQTDGAISYLALSYFADATNKEGLNILKIDGVEATAANISTDKYKIWSYEHMYTKGEPTGATKAYLTYMTSAEMHASITKLGYIPMADMKAKRD from the coding sequence ATGAAAAAAAAATATTTGAAATTAATGGTTGCTGCACTAACAGTTGCAATGACAGCAGGGTTTTTTACTGGATGTTCAAGTAAAACTGAAACAGACAAAACTGCTCCTAAATCAACTGCAATATCGGGTTCAATAACTGCAGCAGGATCAACTGCTCTTCAACCTTTAGCAGAACTCGGTGCTAAAAATTTTAAACTTAAAAATCCAGATGCAACAATAAATGTTCAAGGTGGAGGAAGCGGTACTGGACTTAAGCAAGTAGGAGAAGGTAGTGTAGAAATCGGCAATTCAGATATATATGCAAAAGACAAAGAAGGAATTGATGCAGCTGCATTAAAAGATACTAAGGTATGCGTTATAGGATTTGCTGCAGTAACAAATCCAAAAGTCAAAGTTGAATCATTAACAAAAAAACAATTAATAGATATATTTACAGGAAAAATAAAAAACTGGAAAGAAGTTGGCGGAGCTGACATCAAAGTTACTATTATAAATAGACCAAAATCTTCAGGTACTAGAGCAACATTTAAAGAATTTGGATTAGATAAAAAAGAAGAAGCAACTGGTTTAACTCAGGATTCAAGTGGTTCAGTTAAACAAGCGGTTAAACAAACAGACGGAGCAATAAGTTATTTAGCATTATCATATTTTGCTGATGCAACAAACAAAGAAGGTTTAAACATATTAAAAATTGATGGTGTTGAAGCAACTGCAGCAAATATAAGCACAGATAAATACAAAATTTGGTCATACGAGCATATGTATACTAAGGGTGAACCTACAGGAGCAACAAAAGCATATTTAACTTATATGACAAGTGCTGAAATGCATGCATCGATAACAAAATTAGGATACATTCCAATGGCAGATATGAAAGCTAAAAGAGATTAA
- the pstC gene encoding phosphate ABC transporter permease subunit PstC, which produces MKKNDKKAMFLKIKNEYLGRGFATFCGAIIVILTFSIIIFLTSKGLNTFIKHGYSIFHFIFSGNWDPEGSGESSIPQFGTLIFIFGSTIVSFLAVLVSAPIGVALAVFMNLISPKLGKKVLQPAIELFVGIPSVVYGWIGVSVLVPFIKIFFGGIGFSLLAGVLVISVMILPTITSISSDAIRTIPKDYIEASYGLGATRWQTIIKVIIPAAKSGILTSIVLGVSRAFGEALAVQMVIGNSVTFPKGLLGTTTTLTSILTMDMANTINGTAWNDALWSIALLLLIISFIFIIIIRKIGKRGEQ; this is translated from the coding sequence ATGAAAAAAAATGATAAAAAAGCAATGTTTTTAAAAATTAAGAATGAATATTTGGGACGTGGATTTGCAACATTTTGTGGTGCGATTATAGTAATTCTTACTTTTTCAATAATAATATTTCTAACTAGTAAAGGCTTAAATACATTTATTAAACATGGATACTCAATATTTCATTTTATATTTTCTGGAAATTGGGACCCTGAGGGTAGCGGAGAATCCTCGATTCCTCAATTTGGAACTTTAATATTTATCTTTGGTTCTACAATAGTATCTTTTCTTGCGGTACTAGTAAGTGCGCCAATAGGAGTAGCACTCGCTGTATTTATGAATTTGATTTCACCAAAACTCGGGAAAAAAGTTCTCCAACCTGCCATAGAATTGTTTGTTGGAATCCCATCTGTTGTTTATGGTTGGATAGGTGTAAGTGTATTAGTTCCTTTTATTAAAATTTTTTTTGGAGGAATAGGATTTAGTTTACTTGCTGGAGTACTAGTTATAAGTGTAATGATTTTACCAACAATAACAAGTATTTCATCTGATGCTATAAGAACCATACCAAAAGATTATATAGAAGCATCTTATGGTCTTGGTGCAACAAGGTGGCAAACTATAATTAAAGTGATTATACCTGCAGCTAAAAGTGGAATACTTACAAGTATTGTACTTGGAGTCTCAAGAGCATTTGGGGAGGCACTTGCGGTGCAAATGGTTATAGGAAACTCAGTTACTTTCCCTAAGGGGTTACTTGGAACAACAACTACATTAACAAGTATACTTACTATGGATATGGCAAATACAATAAATGGTACAGCTTGGAATGATGCATTGTGGTCAATAGCATTGCTATTGCTAATAATATCATTTATATTTATAATTATTATTAGAAAAATAGGGAAAAGAGGTGAGCAGTAA
- the pstA gene encoding phosphate ABC transporter permease PstA has translation MNAKVKDKIATIVLYIVSALVILLLVSLIGYIIYNGRESLNLKFLFGEPKIGEAGGGIGPQLYNSLSLLVVTLIITVPLGVGAGIYLAEYAKKGKILNIIRLCIETMASLPSIVVGLFGLLVFVNMTGWGYSLFAGALAITIINLPGLTRVCENAVKTASEGVKEASLGLGATRWQTIKNVVLPSAMPQILTGVILAAGRIFGEAAALLYTAGMSAPTVDFANFAVNNKDSAYSLFRPAETLAVYIWKLNSEGMVPDATKIANGASAVLIIAVLIFNVSARIIGKKLYESHAGSK, from the coding sequence ATGAACGCTAAAGTTAAGGATAAAATTGCAACAATAGTTTTGTATATAGTTTCTGCTTTAGTAATTCTTTTGCTTGTAAGTCTCATTGGATATATAATATATAATGGAAGAGAGTCATTAAATTTAAAGTTTTTATTTGGTGAACCAAAAATTGGTGAAGCTGGTGGAGGAATTGGACCTCAATTATATAATTCATTAAGTTTACTTGTAGTAACACTTATAATTACAGTACCATTAGGTGTAGGAGCTGGAATATATTTAGCGGAATATGCAAAAAAAGGAAAGATACTAAATATTATTAGATTGTGTATTGAAACTATGGCATCATTACCATCTATTGTCGTTGGTTTATTTGGACTTTTAGTTTTTGTTAACATGACGGGATGGGGGTACTCACTTTTTGCTGGAGCTTTAGCCATAACTATAATAAATTTACCAGGACTTACTAGAGTTTGTGAAAATGCTGTTAAAACTGCGTCAGAAGGTGTTAAAGAAGCTAGTCTAGGATTAGGTGCTACTAGGTGGCAGACTATTAAAAACGTCGTATTACCATCTGCAATGCCTCAAATTTTAACTGGTGTAATACTCGCCGCCGGTAGAATATTTGGAGAGGCAGCAGCGTTACTATATACTGCAGGTATGAGTGCACCAACTGTAGATTTTGCTAATTTTGCAGTGAACAATAAGGATTCAGCTTATAGCTTATTTAGGCCTGCTGAAACTTTAGCTGTTTATATATGGAAACTTAATTCTGAAGGAATGGTACCAGATGCTACTAAGATAGCTAATGGAGCCTCTGCCGTTTTAATAATAGCAGTGCTAATATTCAATGTATCTGCAAGAATAATCGGGAAAAAATTATATGAATCTCATGCAGGTAGTAAATAA
- the pstB gene encoding phosphate ABC transporter ATP-binding protein PstB, whose amino-acid sequence MGIITAKNLNLYYGNTQALKNVNIDIEKNSVTALIGPSGCGKSTFLRTINRMNDLIDSVKIDGEILYENENIYGQDYDVIDLRKKVGMVFQKANPFPMSIYENIAYGPKIHGIKNKKLLDEIVEKSLKGAVLWDEVKDRLKKSALGLSGGQQQRLCIARTLAVEPEVLLMDEPTSALDPISTLKIEELMDVLKKKYTVIIVTHNMQQAGRISDFTAFFLNGEIVESGKTEEIFYKPKDKRTEDYITGRFG is encoded by the coding sequence ATGGGAATAATTACAGCAAAGAATTTAAATCTATATTATGGAAATACGCAAGCGTTAAAGAATGTAAATATCGATATAGAAAAAAATTCGGTTACTGCACTTATAGGACCATCAGGGTGTGGTAAATCAACATTTTTGCGCACTATTAATAGAATGAATGATTTAATAGATTCTGTTAAAATAGATGGAGAAATATTATATGAAAATGAAAATATATACGGTCAAGACTATGATGTTATAGATTTAAGGAAAAAAGTTGGAATGGTATTTCAAAAGGCTAACCCATTTCCTATGTCAATATATGAAAACATTGCTTATGGTCCCAAAATACATGGGATAAAGAATAAGAAATTGCTTGATGAAATTGTAGAGAAAAGTCTTAAGGGGGCTGTGCTTTGGGACGAAGTAAAAGATAGACTTAAAAAGAGTGCACTTGGATTATCTGGTGGACAACAGCAGCGTCTATGTATTGCAAGAACTTTGGCCGTAGAACCTGAGGTTCTTCTTATGGATGAGCCAACTTCTGCATTAGATCCTATTTCAACTTTAAAGATTGAAGAACTAATGGATGTCCTTAAGAAAAAGTATACAGTTATCATTGTTACACATAATATGCAACAAGCTGGTAGAATTTCTGACTTTACAGCATTTTTCTTGAATGGAGAAATTGTTGAAAGCGGGAAAACGGAAGAAATATTTTATAAACCTAAAGATAAAAGAACAGAGGATTATATTACAGGAAGATTCGGCTAA
- the phoU gene encoding phosphate signaling complex protein PhoU — MARKVFEANLQELHNDLIRMGSIVEKQIYDCIDALVTHDIEKAQKIMEDDDIVDVMEREIEDKAIRLIAMQQPLAIDLRNIFTTTKIVTDLERMADYAVDVAKITVRLKDEKYIKQLVDIPRMAEIVVLMIRDSLDAYVSGDIEKAYAVCKRDDEVDDIYKEVFGELLRIMFENQKTVNQATQFLFICKWLERIADHTTNICEWTIYLVTGEKVNLNE; from the coding sequence ATGGCAAGAAAAGTATTCGAAGCAAATCTTCAAGAGCTCCATAATGATTTAATTAGAATGGGAAGCATTGTAGAAAAACAAATTTATGACTGTATCGATGCATTAGTTACTCATGACATTGAGAAAGCTCAAAAAATAATGGAAGATGATGATATCGTTGATGTTATGGAGAGAGAAATAGAAGATAAAGCAATAAGGTTAATTGCTATGCAGCAACCTTTAGCAATAGATTTAAGAAATATTTTCACTACAACAAAAATAGTAACGGATCTTGAAAGAATGGCTGATTATGCTGTTGATGTTGCTAAAATTACAGTAAGATTGAAAGATGAAAAGTATATAAAACAACTTGTTGATATACCTAGAATGGCAGAAATCGTGGTTCTTATGATAAGAGATTCTTTGGATGCATATGTATCAGGTGATATTGAAAAGGCCTATGCTGTATGCAAACGAGATGATGAAGTAGATGATATATATAAAGAAGTGTTTGGTGAACTTCTAAGAATAATGTTTGAAAATCAAAAGACTGTAAATCAAGCTACTCAATTTTTATTTATTTGTAAATGGTTAGAAAGAATTGCTGATCATACAACAAACATATGTGAATGGACAATTTATTTAGTTACAGGTGAAAAAGTTAATTTAAATGAATAA
- a CDS encoding substrate-binding domain-containing protein: MKNKKFKNFFMFCCIILIMVSIGCKKDVGNKSKGSKNINIICEDTVFPMVSDLVHDYNLNNETTITVRSEDRESAFNKLYNSEADVLIGYVQPISDKIKAEMLAYDGIGIIVNPSNNVNGISIQELKKIYIGRIANWKGLNGESNTIIPVAFKEKLNSIQQEFNLKIKDTPIKEEMSKSTQYVSSMEEMKTFIAQNKNSIGFIPGQWYNKESKFLKLSGVEITISNLKNNLYFLRFPIKMYHSEKKEESLKDLFQYFKSEDGKKIIRKYCIEAF; encoded by the coding sequence ATGAAGAACAAAAAATTCAAAAATTTTTTTATGTTTTGTTGTATTATTTTGATTATGGTAAGTATAGGATGTAAAAAAGATGTTGGAAACAAATCAAAGGGATCAAAAAATATTAATATAATTTGTGAAGATACAGTTTTCCCAATGGTAAGTGACTTAGTACATGATTATAATTTAAATAATGAGACTACAATAACTGTGAGATCTGAAGATAGGGAAAGTGCCTTTAATAAATTATATAATTCTGAGGCTGATGTATTGATAGGATATGTGCAGCCCATTAGTGATAAAATCAAGGCTGAGATGTTAGCATATGATGGTATAGGAATCATTGTTAATCCTAGTAATAATGTAAATGGTATTTCAATTCAGGAATTAAAAAAAATCTATATTGGTAGAATAGCAAATTGGAAAGGACTAAATGGTGAATCAAATACAATAATACCAGTAGCATTTAAGGAAAAATTAAATTCAATTCAGCAAGAATTTAATTTGAAAATAAAAGATACTCCTATAAAAGAAGAAATGAGCAAAAGTACTCAGTACGTATCAAGTATGGAAGAAATGAAAACTTTTATTGCTCAAAATAAAAATTCTATAGGTTTTATACCAGGACAATGGTATAATAAAGAAAGTAAGTTTTTAAAATTAAGTGGTGTAGAAATTACTATATCAAATTTAAAAAATAATCTTTATTTTTTAAGATTTCCAATAAAAATGTATCATTCGGAGAAAAAAGAAGAGAGTTTAAAGGATCTTTTTCAGTATTTTAAAAGTGAAGACGGCAAGAAAATCATAAGAAAATATTGCATAGAAGCATTTTAA
- a CDS encoding DUF512 domain-containing protein — translation MKNQIAKILPGSIAEEIELEVGDRLISINGNKVIDIIDYKFLITDELLIIEIEKVDGEIIEIEFEKDYDEDLGIQFVDAILDRPKSCHNKCIFCFIDQLPGGMRDTLYFKDDDSRLSFFQGNFVTLTNMKEEEIDRIIRYKISPINVSVHTTDVELRKIMLNNKFAGNVYDRLKRLAKAGIKINCQVVACPGINNGVELIKTIEDLYKLYPSIENLAVVPVGVTKYREGLFNLTLYDQKTAAEEIESVKELQEKYIREIDSPFIRLSDEFYVVANIDVPCEKFYDGYSQLEDGIGMIRLLRSVIDEDIVKLNLNNEGSFTFITGHSAYAEILKVAGKITACNNKINIDVKEIANVFFGETITVAGLLTGNDIIKQLTGEKLGEYLILPSNMFKSGYELGSNEQRIFLDNITVSDLEKSLNTKVLICDYSGEDLINIINQNSREAK, via the coding sequence ATGAAAAACCAAATAGCGAAAATACTTCCAGGGAGTATTGCAGAAGAAATTGAGCTTGAAGTAGGAGATAGATTAATTAGTATAAATGGCAATAAGGTAATAGATATTATAGATTACAAATTTTTAATTACAGATGAACTTCTTATCATTGAAATTGAAAAGGTAGATGGTGAGATTATTGAAATCGAATTTGAAAAAGACTATGATGAAGATTTGGGAATCCAATTTGTTGATGCCATTTTGGATAGGCCAAAGAGCTGTCATAATAAATGTATATTCTGTTTTATTGATCAATTACCTGGTGGAATGAGAGATACCTTATATTTCAAAGATGATGATTCAAGATTATCGTTTTTTCAAGGTAATTTTGTAACATTAACTAATATGAAAGAAGAGGAAATTGATAGAATTATTAGATATAAGATAAGCCCTATTAATGTGTCAGTTCATACTACGGATGTTGAGCTTAGAAAGATAATGCTAAACAATAAATTTGCTGGAAATGTGTATGATAGATTGAAGAGGCTAGCAAAAGCTGGCATTAAAATTAATTGTCAAGTAGTAGCATGCCCTGGCATCAACAATGGTGTAGAACTTATAAAAACTATCGAAGATTTGTATAAGCTTTATCCGAGTATTGAAAATCTAGCGGTTGTACCAGTTGGAGTAACAAAGTATAGAGAAGGCCTGTTTAATTTAACATTGTATGACCAAAAGACTGCAGCAGAGGAAATAGAGAGTGTTAAAGAATTACAAGAAAAATACATTAGAGAAATAGATTCACCTTTTATTAGATTGTCTGATGAATTCTATGTTGTAGCGAATATCGATGTTCCTTGCGAGAAGTTCTATGATGGTTATTCTCAACTCGAAGATGGCATTGGTATGATAAGACTACTTAGAAGCGTTATTGACGAAGATATAGTAAAACTAAATCTTAATAATGAAGGAAGTTTTACATTTATAACAGGTCATTCAGCTTACGCAGAAATATTAAAGGTAGCTGGGAAAATAACTGCATGTAATAACAAAATAAATATTGACGTAAAAGAGATAGCAAATGTTTTTTTTGGCGAAACTATTACAGTAGCAGGTCTTTTAACAGGAAATGACATAATTAAGCAACTGACAGGTGAAAAACTCGGTGAATATTTAATACTTCCAAGTAATATGTTCAAAAGTGGATATGAACTAGGAAGTAACGAGCAACGAATTTTCTTGGATAATATTACAGTAAGTGATCTAGAAAAAAGCTTAAATACAAAAGTTTTAATATGTGATTATTCAGGAGAAGATTTAATAAATATAATAAACCAAAATAGTCGGGAGGCAAAGTAA
- the der gene encoding ribosome biogenesis GTPase Der translates to MAKPIVAIVGRPNVGKSTLFNKLAGKRISIVEDTPGVTRDRVYADADWLRHNFTIIDTGGIEVESQDIILAQMRRQAQIAIETADVIIFIVDGKQGLTGSDYEVAQMLRKSKKPIVLVVNKIDHLELEANAFEFYNLGIGTPVAISATQGLGLGDMLDEVVVHFDSVYSNTEDAEYIQVAVVGKPNVGKSSLINRMLGEERNIVTDIAGTTRDAIDSKLETAEGKFVLIDTAGIRRKSKVEEGIERYSVIRSLAAVERADVVILMLTATEELSDQDEKIIGYAHEMKKAILVIVNKWDLIEKDTKTMLEFKQRIQAGLNFMAYAPYLFISAKTGQRVHKVLSSIKECYDNYSKRIATGILNEVINKAVLMNEPPTVANKRLKIFYVTQVDSKPPTFVFFVNNPNLLHFSYQRYLENQLRNSFEFSGTGIKLIFRERKE, encoded by the coding sequence ATGGCAAAACCAATAGTAGCAATAGTAGGAAGACCCAATGTAGGTAAATCTACATTATTTAATAAATTAGCAGGTAAGAGAATATCAATAGTTGAAGATACACCAGGGGTAACAAGAGACAGAGTGTATGCGGATGCAGATTGGTTAAGACATAATTTTACAATAATTGATACAGGTGGTATAGAAGTTGAAAGTCAAGATATCATTTTAGCTCAAATGAGAAGACAGGCACAAATAGCTATAGAAACAGCAGATGTTATAATTTTTATAGTAGATGGTAAACAAGGACTTACAGGTTCAGATTATGAAGTTGCACAAATGTTAAGAAAAAGTAAAAAGCCAATAGTACTTGTAGTAAACAAAATAGATCATCTAGAACTAGAAGCAAATGCTTTTGAATTCTATAATTTAGGAATAGGTACACCAGTAGCTATTTCAGCAACTCAAGGTCTTGGACTTGGAGATATGTTAGATGAAGTAGTAGTACATTTTGATAGTGTTTATTCAAATACAGAAGATGCAGAATATATTCAAGTTGCAGTGGTAGGTAAACCTAATGTTGGTAAATCATCCCTCATAAATAGAATGCTTGGAGAAGAAAGAAATATAGTAACTGATATAGCAGGTACTACAAGAGATGCTATAGATAGTAAACTAGAAACTGCAGAAGGAAAGTTCGTTCTTATAGATACAGCAGGAATAAGAAGAAAAAGTAAAGTAGAAGAGGGTATTGAAAGGTATAGTGTTATCAGGTCACTTGCTGCTGTTGAGAGAGCTGATGTTGTTATACTTATGCTAACGGCTACTGAAGAATTAAGTGATCAAGATGAGAAAATTATAGGGTATGCTCATGAAATGAAAAAAGCAATTTTAGTTATAGTAAACAAATGGGATTTAATAGAAAAGGATACTAAAACTATGCTTGAGTTTAAACAAAGAATTCAAGCAGGCTTAAACTTTATGGCTTATGCACCATATTTATTTATATCTGCAAAAACAGGTCAAAGAGTACATAAGGTATTATCATCAATAAAAGAATGTTATGATAATTATTCAAAAAGAATTGCTACAGGTATATTAAATGAGGTTATAAATAAAGCTGTACTCATGAATGAACCTCCAACAGTAGCAAACAAGAGATTGAAAATATTTTATGTTACTCAAGTAGATTCTAAACCACCAACATTTGTATTCTTTGTAAATAATCCTAATTTACTACATTTTTCTTATCAAAGATATTTAGAAAATCAATTGAGAAATAGTTTTGAGTTTAGTGGAACGGGTATAAAACTTATATTCAGAGAAAGGAAAGAATAA
- a CDS encoding NAD(P)H-dependent glycerol-3-phosphate dehydrogenase, whose protein sequence is MLKVAFLGGGSFGTALSIMLAKKGTSVNIWDRKLSVINDINIKRENIKYLPNITVPSGITAFIDIEEVINDTDIIVLSVPSHVIRNICKMITPYLKQNQIIVSIAKGIEEGSLKRISEVIEEEIPSNPIVILSGPSHAEEVALDIPTTVVVTSKQMEYAMIVQDVFMTNKFRVYTNEDIIGVEIGGAVKNIIALAAGISDGIGYGDNAKAALMTRGMNEIIRIGTRLGGRIETFYGLTGMGDLIVTCTSVHSRNRKAGILIGKGVLVEKACNDIGMVVEGIKAIRAFYELKEKEKVSMPITDVLYKVLFEGKDPKYGVYELMSRNKKSEF, encoded by the coding sequence ATGTTAAAAGTTGCTTTTTTAGGTGGAGGTAGTTTTGGTACTGCATTATCAATAATGCTTGCGAAAAAAGGAACTAGCGTTAACATCTGGGATAGGAAACTAAGTGTTATTAATGATATCAACATAAAAAGGGAAAACATTAAATACTTACCAAATATTACGGTGCCCTCAGGAATAACAGCATTTATTGACATAGAAGAGGTTATAAATGATACAGATATAATTGTGTTATCAGTTCCATCACATGTTATAAGAAATATATGTAAGATGATAACACCATATTTAAAACAAAACCAAATTATTGTTAGTATTGCAAAAGGAATAGAAGAGGGTTCATTAAAAAGAATTTCAGAGGTTATAGAGGAAGAAATTCCAAGTAATCCAATTGTAATACTTTCAGGGCCCAGCCATGCAGAAGAGGTTGCTTTAGATATACCTACAACTGTAGTAGTCACATCTAAACAAATGGAATATGCAATGATTGTTCAAGATGTTTTTATGACTAATAAATTTAGAGTTTATACTAATGAAGACATTATAGGAGTAGAAATTGGTGGAGCAGTTAAAAACATTATTGCATTAGCAGCTGGAATATCTGATGGTATAGGCTATGGAGATAATGCTAAGGCAGCCCTTATGACAAGGGGCATGAATGAAATTATAAGGATAGGAACTAGGCTTGGCGGTAGAATTGAAACATTTTATGGATTAACAGGTATGGGTGATCTTATAGTAACTTGTACTAGTGTGCATAGTCGAAATAGAAAAGCTGGCATTCTAATTGGAAAAGGTGTTCTAGTGGAGAAGGCGTGCAATGATATAGGAATGGTAGTTGAGGGTATAAAAGCTATACGAGCTTTTTATGAACTTAAAGAAAAAGAAAAAGTTTCTATGCCTATAACAGACGTATTATATAAAGTACTATTCGAAGGTAAAGATCCTAAATATGGAGTATATGAATTAATGTCAAGAAATAAAAAAAGTGAATTTTAA
- the spoIVA gene encoding stage IV sporulation protein A codes for MDNFDIYKDIAERTQGDIYVGVVGPVRTGKSTFIKRFMELMVIPNIDNPHKKERAKDELPQSGSGKSIHTTEPKFVPNEAVEIEFEGGTKFKVRMVDCVGYIVKGALGYAEGEVPKMVNTPWYDHEIPFEEAAEIGTKKVINEHSTIGLLITTDGSITGIERNEYLEAEGRVVDELKSINKPFIMVLNSSNAAAPETLALGRELEEKYDVPVQVMDVINMNEEDISNIFQRVLKEFPVKEINIDMPEWIENLSSKHWVKVNFMKVLKDMCKDIFKVRDITKSLLSFKEVDFLEAANLDEVNMGEGTARVKIIPKHELFYKILGETCDCEIKGENDLLTLMGEFSRAKVEYDKIADALKDVREKGYGLVAPQLSEMTLEEPEIVQHGGRYGVKLKASAPSLHFIKADIQTEISPIMGTEKQSEDFYKSILDQFENDKSQIWQSNMFGKSLEVLVKEGLQNKLFKMPDDVQVKIQKTLQRIINEGNGSLICIIL; via the coding sequence TTGGATAATTTTGATATATATAAAGATATAGCAGAAAGAACACAAGGAGATATTTATGTAGGTGTTGTAGGTCCTGTAAGAACTGGCAAATCAACATTTATAAAAAGGTTTATGGAGCTTATGGTAATTCCAAACATAGACAATCCGCATAAAAAAGAAAGAGCAAAAGATGAACTTCCTCAAAGTGGTTCAGGTAAATCAATTCATACTACGGAACCTAAATTTGTGCCAAATGAAGCAGTTGAAATTGAGTTTGAGGGTGGTACTAAATTTAAAGTTAGAATGGTTGATTGTGTTGGCTATATTGTTAAGGGAGCGCTCGGATATGCTGAAGGGGAAGTTCCTAAAATGGTTAATACTCCTTGGTATGATCATGAAATTCCATTTGAGGAAGCAGCAGAGATTGGAACAAAAAAAGTAATAAACGAACATTCAACTATTGGACTTTTAATTACAACTGATGGTTCTATAACTGGAATAGAAAGAAATGAATACTTAGAAGCAGAAGGAAGGGTAGTTGATGAGCTTAAATCAATCAATAAACCTTTTATAATGGTATTAAATTCTAGTAACGCAGCTGCACCTGAAACATTAGCTTTAGGAAGAGAGCTAGAAGAAAAATATGATGTTCCAGTTCAGGTTATGGATGTTATAAATATGAATGAAGAGGATATTTCTAATATATTTCAAAGGGTTCTTAAAGAATTCCCAGTTAAGGAAATTAACATAGATATGCCAGAATGGATTGAAAACCTAAGTTCTAAACATTGGGTTAAAGTAAATTTTATGAAAGTTTTGAAAGATATGTGCAAGGATATTTTCAAAGTTCGCGATATAACTAAATCTTTACTCAGTTTTAAAGAAGTTGATTTTTTAGAAGCAGCAAACCTTGATGAAGTAAATATGGGTGAAGGGACTGCTAGAGTTAAAATAATTCCTAAACATGAACTGTTTTATAAAATACTCGGTGAAACCTGTGATTGTGAAATTAAAGGTGAAAATGATTTATTAACATTAATGGGAGAATTCTCAAGAGCAAAAGTTGAATATGATAAAATTGCAGATGCATTAAAAGATGTTCGTGAAAAAGGTTATGGATTAGTAGCACCACAGCTTTCAGAAATGACATTAGAAGAACCTGAAATTGTTCAACATGGAGGTAGATACGGAGTCAAATTAAAGGCATCAGCGCCATCACTTCACTTTATTAAGGCAGATATACAAACAGAAATATCACCTATTATGGGTACTGAAAAGCAAAGTGAAGATTTCTATAAATCTATTTTAGATCAATTTGAAAATGATAAATCACAAATTTGGCAGAGCAATATGTTTGGCAAGTCCTTAGAAGTATTAGTTAAAGAGGGGCTTCAAAATAAATTGTTTAAAATGCCCGATGATGTTCAAGTGAAAATTCAAAAGACGCTACAAAGAATTATAAATGAGGGTAATGGTAGCTTAATATGTATTATTTTATAA